From a single Bryobacter aggregatus MPL3 genomic region:
- a CDS encoding CHC2 zinc finger domain-containing protein: MARIPDDEIQRLKSEISVERLVTSFGVELKRHGAELIGRCPFHDDKTPSLVVSPKTNLWHCLGKCNIGGSAIDWVMRTQGVSFRHAVELLKADHPSLAAGEAHVVKKGTTAKLESPVGADADDPQTLLSVVEFYHKTLKESPEALRYLESRGLTNAEMVGHFKLGFANRKLGLTLPDKNRKAGADLRGRLQRLGILRAESGHEHMNGSVVFPFFSLAGEVLGMYGRKITLGLREGTPLHLYLPGPHRGVFNEEALVVSKEIILCESIIDALTFWCAGFRNVTCSYGVNGFTDDHRAAFQKHGTRSVWIAYDRDEAGDAAAERLKEELDKLGITSHRVLFPKGMDANEYARKVVPAEQSLAVLLNKAEWWGAVKKRPAAKEKASAPEPTPQAPQPVAVPIVNEAPAPVIPMAAELDIEVVSVSAANDEIVMRHGDRRFRIRGLGKNLSHDLMKVNVLVSRQDEFHVDTLDLYADRQRAAFLKRAAEELGLKEDILRKDLGRVFLKLEELRDEQIRKTLEAAPQEVQMSEEDRNEALALLRDPKLLDRILDDFNQCGLVGEESNKLIGYMAVISRHLESPLAVVVQSSSAAGKSSLMDMVLAFVPEEERIQYSAMTGQSLFYMGEMNLKHKVLAIVEEEGASRASYALKLLQSEGVLTIASTGKDPATGKLVTQQYRVEGPVMMFLTTTAIDIDEELLNRCLVLSVNADREQTQAIHRLQREAQTLEGLMKRQERREIIRLHQNAQRLIKPIAVVNPYARELTFPDSLTRARRDHMKYLTLIRSIALLHQHQRPTRTATWRGKTLEYIEATPGDITIANRLVSEAMGRSLDELRPETRRLLLLIDEMATAQCQQLKVDRSDYRFSRRDVRHHTGWSATQVRIHMDRLQEMEYLLAHRGGRGQSFVYELVFERGDNTSKPQIPGLIDVYDSNLTDPEGQLAGSKRGQNGGVTEGWRSAETRMDTGSNGVFAPNHENSTSVEIDENPVVAAHRHNHAGVR, translated from the coding sequence ATGGCACGTATCCCGGACGACGAAATCCAGCGGCTAAAGAGCGAGATCAGCGTGGAACGCTTGGTCACGAGCTTCGGCGTGGAACTGAAGCGGCATGGGGCGGAACTGATCGGGCGGTGTCCGTTCCATGACGACAAGACGCCATCGCTGGTGGTGTCGCCGAAAACGAATCTGTGGCACTGCCTGGGTAAGTGCAACATCGGTGGCTCTGCGATTGATTGGGTCATGCGAACGCAAGGCGTGAGCTTCCGGCACGCTGTTGAATTACTCAAAGCCGATCATCCTTCTTTAGCCGCTGGCGAAGCTCATGTGGTGAAGAAGGGTACGACGGCGAAGCTCGAATCTCCGGTTGGTGCGGACGCCGACGATCCGCAGACGTTGTTGAGCGTGGTCGAGTTTTATCACAAGACACTGAAGGAATCGCCGGAAGCGCTGCGGTATCTGGAGAGCCGGGGCCTGACGAATGCTGAGATGGTCGGCCACTTCAAACTGGGCTTCGCCAACCGCAAGCTCGGCCTGACGCTGCCGGATAAGAACCGCAAGGCCGGGGCCGATCTGCGTGGACGCTTGCAGCGCTTGGGCATCCTGCGTGCCGAGAGCGGCCACGAGCACATGAACGGATCGGTGGTGTTCCCGTTCTTCTCGCTGGCTGGTGAAGTGCTCGGCATGTATGGGCGCAAGATCACGCTAGGGCTGCGTGAGGGAACGCCGCTGCACCTGTATCTGCCGGGGCCGCATCGAGGCGTGTTCAACGAAGAGGCGCTGGTGGTCTCGAAGGAAATCATCCTGTGCGAATCGATCATCGACGCCTTGACATTCTGGTGCGCCGGGTTCCGCAACGTGACCTGCTCGTATGGCGTCAACGGCTTCACTGACGATCACCGGGCCGCATTCCAGAAGCACGGCACTCGCAGCGTGTGGATCGCCTACGACCGGGATGAAGCTGGAGATGCGGCGGCAGAGCGGCTAAAAGAAGAACTCGACAAGCTCGGCATCACGTCGCACCGGGTGCTGTTCCCGAAAGGCATGGACGCCAATGAATACGCCCGGAAGGTCGTGCCAGCCGAGCAGAGTCTTGCGGTGTTGTTGAACAAGGCCGAGTGGTGGGGAGCGGTGAAGAAGCGGCCAGCGGCTAAGGAAAAAGCGAGTGCGCCGGAACCCACGCCGCAAGCGCCTCAGCCAGTGGCCGTACCTATCGTCAACGAAGCGCCAGCGCCAGTGATCCCGATGGCGGCGGAACTCGATATCGAAGTGGTCTCGGTCTCTGCGGCCAACGATGAAATCGTGATGCGGCATGGCGACCGCCGCTTCCGCATCCGTGGCCTGGGCAAGAATCTCTCGCACGATCTGATGAAGGTCAACGTACTCGTGTCCAGGCAGGATGAGTTCCACGTCGATACGCTCGATCTCTACGCCGACCGCCAGCGTGCTGCGTTCCTCAAGCGTGCCGCCGAAGAGCTTGGCTTGAAAGAAGACATCCTGCGCAAGGACCTGGGCCGGGTGTTTCTGAAGCTCGAAGAACTACGGGACGAGCAGATACGCAAAACGCTCGAAGCCGCGCCGCAGGAAGTCCAGATGAGCGAGGAAGACCGCAACGAAGCGCTGGCGTTGTTGCGTGACCCGAAACTGCTCGACCGCATCCTCGACGACTTCAACCAGTGCGGACTGGTGGGTGAAGAATCGAACAAGCTCATCGGCTATATGGCCGTCATCTCCCGTCATCTGGAGTCGCCGCTGGCGGTGGTGGTGCAGTCTTCATCGGCGGCTGGCAAGTCGTCGTTGATGGACATGGTGCTGGCCTTCGTGCCGGAAGAAGAGCGCATCCAATACTCGGCGATGACGGGGCAATCGCTCTTCTACATGGGCGAGATGAACCTGAAGCACAAGGTCCTGGCCATCGTCGAAGAGGAGGGGGCCAGCCGCGCTTCTTATGCGTTGAAGCTGCTGCAAAGTGAAGGCGTGCTTACCATCGCATCGACGGGCAAGGACCCGGCGACGGGCAAACTCGTCACGCAGCAATATCGTGTGGAAGGTCCGGTGATGATGTTCCTGACCACCACGGCCATCGACATCGACGAGGAGTTACTGAACCGCTGTCTGGTGCTGTCGGTGAATGCGGATCGCGAACAGACGCAGGCGATCCACCGCTTGCAGCGTGAGGCGCAGACGCTCGAAGGCTTGATGAAGCGCCAGGAGCGGCGGGAGATTATCCGGCTGCACCAGAACGCCCAACGGCTGATCAAGCCCATCGCCGTCGTCAATCCATATGCCCGTGAACTGACCTTCCCCGACAGCCTCACCCGCGCCCGTCGCGACCACATGAAGTACCTGACGCTGATCCGTTCGATTGCCCTGCTGCATCAGCATCAGCGTCCGACCCGCACGGCCACGTGGCGCGGGAAGACGCTCGAATACATCGAGGCCACGCCAGGTGACATCACCATCGCCAATCGTCTGGTGTCGGAAGCGATGGGCCGTTCGCTCGACGAACTGCGGCCAGAGACACGGCGGCTGCTCTTGCTGATCGACGAAATGGCCACGGCGCAATGCCAGCAACTCAAGGTGGATCGAAGTGATTATCGTTTTAGCCGCCGTGACGTGCGCCATCATACAGGCTGGAGCGCCACGCAGGTCCGCATCCACATGGACCGCTTGCAGGAGATGGAATACCTGCTGGCGCATCGTGGTGGCCGGGGCCAGAGCTTTGTTTATGAGCTTGTCTTCGAGCGTGGCGACAACACATCGAAGCCACAAATACCCGGCCTGATCGATGTGTACGATTCCAACCTGACGGACCCGGAAGGCCAGTTAGCGGGGTCAAAACGGGGCCAAAACGGTGGGGTGACGGAGGGGTGGCGGAGCGCTGAAACCCGCATGGATACTGGCTCAAATGGTGTTTTTGCACCAAATCACGAAAACAGCACTTCTGTGGAGATCGATGAAAATCCGGTCGTAGCCGCACATCGCCATAACCATGCAGGGGTCCGCTGA
- a CDS encoding helix-turn-helix domain-containing protein — protein MKLDPIDLGGETIGQRLARLRKERGFTQVELAEKTGLVQTLVTDYECDRLRLSAEMAIRFAQGLGVTMDELLQPEGPKTTRKPSRKVLRRLELIESLPDRQQETLLRTIDTFLEAAALKSARR, from the coding sequence TTGAAACTTGATCCCATCGACCTGGGTGGCGAGACCATCGGCCAGCGCCTCGCCCGTCTCCGCAAGGAGCGGGGATTCACCCAGGTGGAGTTGGCCGAGAAGACTGGACTGGTGCAAACGCTCGTCACTGACTACGAGTGCGACCGCTTGCGCCTTTCAGCGGAGATGGCGATCCGCTTCGCTCAGGGCTTGGGCGTGACGATGGACGAGTTGCTGCAACCGGAAGGACCCAAGACTACCCGCAAGCCTTCCCGCAAGGTCCTACGCCGTCTGGAGTTGATTGAGAGCCTTCCTGATCGGCAACAGGAAACACTCTTACGGACGATTGATACTTTTCTGGAAGCTGCGGCTCTGAAGTCGGCCAGGAGGTAG
- a CDS encoding recombinase family protein: MAKRFQGNRALCYVRVSTVEQSKFGFSLDAQEDRLRAYCQMAGLEVMELVREEGVSASIPLAKRPAGAKLLEWMNNGVGHVVCLKLDRLFRDAEDALRQTKAWDKAGVSLHLVDMGGQSLSTGSAMGRMFLTLMAGCAELERNLVAERTASVLAHKKQQGKVYNHTPFGFERVGDRLVAAVDEMAMVRLMHERREDGWSLAMIADAFNADHIPGKNGGKWYGRTVKNILENSVYQSVAGKEAA, translated from the coding sequence ATGGCGAAACGATTCCAAGGCAACCGGGCGCTCTGCTACGTGAGGGTTTCCACCGTCGAGCAATCGAAGTTCGGCTTCTCGCTCGACGCCCAGGAAGATCGCCTTCGTGCCTATTGCCAGATGGCCGGGTTGGAAGTGATGGAGTTGGTGCGTGAGGAAGGCGTCTCGGCCAGCATCCCTTTGGCGAAGCGTCCTGCCGGGGCGAAGCTACTTGAGTGGATGAACAACGGTGTCGGCCATGTCGTCTGCCTGAAGCTCGACCGATTGTTCAGAGACGCCGAAGACGCCCTGCGCCAAACGAAAGCCTGGGACAAGGCGGGAGTCTCGCTGCACTTGGTGGACATGGGCGGTCAGTCGTTGAGTACGGGTTCAGCGATGGGCCGGATGTTTCTCACGCTGATGGCCGGATGCGCCGAACTGGAACGCAACCTCGTGGCCGAGCGCACCGCCTCCGTGCTGGCCCACAAGAAGCAGCAGGGCAAGGTCTACAACCACACGCCCTTCGGCTTCGAGCGTGTCGGTGATCGCTTGGTGGCCGCTGTCGATGAGATGGCGATGGTGCGCCTGATGCACGAGCGCCGGGAAGACGGCTGGAGTCTCGCCATGATCGCCGACGCCTTCAACGCCGATCACATCCCCGGCAAGAACGGCGGCAAGTGGTATGGCCGCACCGTCAAGAACATTCTCGAAAATTCCGTGTATCAGTCGGTCGCCGGAAAAGAAGCGGCGTGA
- a CDS encoding RHS repeat domain-containing protein: MTQGTLSPVKYWYDGRDHLVEVEQQDSTSYSGTKTQNRLFAYDSLGRLGSVTNPESGAESYTYWVDGQMKTKTNASSQVVNYAYDAARRLATKSFSGALNTTYCYDGKLWNGSACTMPAGRTDAAKGMKTGSGGAWGSTNYAAVDALGRVSSLKQTVAGLAEQSLSYEYSASGAVKSIGYPSGRQVNVAYTGAGRPSQLSSAARTYLSGMSYGANGALLAETWNGSGADRVEEKRSYNPLGQMLTADFRKNAQDSGRFWKMTNQFPETKNVGNLTKQYVETGIDTFGVRYAYDGLYRLIGAAEDSSNEDPLGTASCATVGGRWCVQYAYDQFGNGWTPSKSGLALGLAQASSNWYLQSSGVVNNRLKDVAYDASGRQRQWKVGDTSSVAVYDPEGHMTEAKGDSAVTPGTEKIYGSYLYNGDGQRVKSVADGKTVWYVYGLDGGVAAEFATGYTNVNAGKTLYPVTDHLGSTRAWFDQTGTVTQRVDYEPFGGEIQRTGVAGYSGLGDPAQKFSGKERDAETGLDYFESRYFSSAQGRFTSPDVMMGKPEWLVDPQRWNRYAYVRNNPLKYIDPNGEDLVVYYSLGSDVSDADREWFNKNKASILAGIQAKFEKAGVKNVSFRDQATLSKKQLGELDNGSPLGVSRLTFVGKDYPGLGQAPAMGVLGYAHPDGKRIAGVFLDTFPKVSPSGCDQACIAGDVAAHELGHTIGIPHLGFMEEMADRWRQRPGLLGGTETRPDLMTGSMGVPTQPLYFKPGTNERTQRAIEQLNRIGDMTPKK, translated from the coding sequence GTGACGCAGGGAACTCTGTCGCCGGTGAAGTATTGGTATGACGGTCGCGACCATCTGGTGGAGGTGGAGCAGCAGGACTCGACAAGCTACAGCGGCACGAAGACTCAGAACCGTCTGTTTGCTTACGATTCTCTCGGCCGGCTGGGCAGTGTCACGAATCCGGAAAGCGGAGCGGAGAGCTACACCTACTGGGTGGATGGTCAGATGAAGACGAAGACTAACGCCTCGTCTCAGGTGGTGAACTATGCCTACGACGCGGCGCGACGCCTGGCGACAAAGAGCTTTAGCGGCGCACTGAACACGACGTATTGTTACGACGGCAAGCTCTGGAACGGATCGGCGTGTACGATGCCTGCGGGACGTACGGATGCGGCCAAGGGGATGAAGACCGGCAGCGGCGGCGCGTGGGGTTCGACGAACTATGCGGCGGTGGATGCGCTGGGACGTGTGAGCTCTTTGAAGCAGACGGTGGCTGGACTTGCGGAGCAGTCGCTGAGCTACGAGTACTCCGCGAGCGGCGCGGTGAAGAGCATTGGCTATCCGAGCGGCCGTCAGGTGAATGTTGCCTATACGGGCGCGGGACGGCCTTCGCAGTTGAGCAGTGCTGCCCGGACCTACTTGAGCGGCATGAGCTACGGAGCGAACGGAGCGCTACTGGCTGAGACCTGGAATGGGAGTGGCGCGGATCGTGTAGAAGAGAAGCGCAGCTACAATCCGCTGGGGCAGATGCTGACGGCGGATTTCCGGAAGAATGCGCAGGATAGCGGCCGTTTCTGGAAGATGACGAACCAGTTTCCGGAGACGAAGAATGTTGGGAATCTGACGAAGCAGTATGTGGAGACGGGGATCGATACCTTTGGCGTGCGCTATGCGTATGACGGGTTGTATCGGTTGATTGGCGCCGCGGAAGACAGTAGCAATGAAGACCCTCTGGGTACGGCGAGTTGTGCGACGGTGGGTGGGCGTTGGTGTGTGCAATATGCCTACGATCAGTTTGGCAATGGCTGGACGCCGTCGAAGTCTGGGTTGGCGCTTGGGTTGGCGCAGGCGAGTTCGAATTGGTACTTGCAGAGCAGCGGAGTGGTGAACAATCGCTTGAAGGATGTGGCTTACGATGCGAGCGGCCGGCAGAGGCAGTGGAAGGTTGGGGATACGAGTTCGGTTGCGGTCTATGATCCTGAGGGACATATGACGGAGGCGAAGGGCGACTCTGCTGTGACGCCTGGGACCGAGAAGATTTACGGGAGCTATCTCTATAACGGAGATGGGCAGCGCGTGAAGTCTGTGGCTGATGGGAAGACGGTTTGGTATGTGTATGGTCTGGATGGAGGGGTGGCTGCGGAGTTTGCGACTGGCTACACGAATGTGAATGCGGGCAAGACGCTGTATCCGGTGACGGATCATCTGGGGAGTACGCGGGCGTGGTTTGATCAGACGGGTACAGTGACGCAACGGGTGGATTATGAGCCTTTTGGAGGAGAGATCCAGCGGACTGGAGTTGCCGGGTACTCGGGATTGGGCGATCCGGCGCAGAAGTTTAGCGGCAAGGAACGGGATGCCGAGACGGGGCTGGATTACTTCGAGAGCCGCTACTTTAGTTCGGCCCAAGGTCGCTTCACAAGCCCGGACGTGATGATGGGTAAACCAGAGTGGCTGGTTGATCCGCAACGATGGAACCGCTACGCCTACGTTCGGAACAATCCGCTGAAGTACATCGACCCAAACGGTGAGGATTTGGTTGTGTACTACTCGCTCGGTAGCGATGTGAGCGATGCTGACCGTGAATGGTTCAACAAAAACAAAGCGTCGATTCTTGCCGGGATTCAGGCCAAGTTTGAAAAGGCTGGCGTCAAGAATGTCAGCTTCCGAGATCAGGCCACGCTGAGCAAGAAGCAACTTGGTGAACTCGACAACGGTAGCCCCTTGGGGGTCTCCCGACTGACGTTCGTAGGGAAGGACTATCCTGGCTTGGGCCAAGCGCCAGCGATGGGAGTTCTCGGGTACGCCCATCCCGATGGAAAGCGCATTGCTGGTGTGTTCCTCGACACCTTCCCAAAGGTTTCGCCATCTGGCTGCGATCAAGCATGTATTGCAGGTGACGTAGCGGCGCATGAACTTGGGCACACCATCGGCATTCCTCACTTGGGATTCATGGAGGAGATGGCTGACAGATGGCGTCAACGACCGGGCTTGCTCGGGGGCACAGAAACTCGTCCAGACCTCATGACTGGAAGCATGGGTGTGCCTACGCAACCGCTCTACTTCAAGCCCGGAACTAACGAGAGGACCCAACGGGCCATTGAACAGTTGAATCGAATCGGGGATATGACTCCGAAGAAATAG
- a CDS encoding IS5 family transposase (programmed frameshift), translating to MRGRWDLKDDQWEVVEPVLRPQRRADNRGRPWHDTRCVLNGVMWVLGSGAQWRELPERYPPYQTCHRRFQQWVRSGKLEETLRVLAHYLHERGQLNLEEAFVDATFASAKKGAFAVGPTRRGKGTKIIAIAAGNSLPLAVAVDSASPAECQLVEDVLAGSFLNDLPKRLIGDKAYDSDKLDEKLAEEYGIEMIAPNRRNRGKTQDGRPLRRYRRRWRVERLFAWLHHFRRLVNRWEYHVENFLGFVRLGCLQLLLRRL from the exons ATGCGCGGACGATGGGATTTAAAAGACGACCAATGGGAAGTTGTGGAGCCGGTGCTGCGCCCGCAGCGTCGGGCGGATAACCGTGGCAGGCCGTGGCACGATACTCGATGCGTGTTGAACGGGGTGATGTGGGTTTTAGGGAGTGGGGCGCAGTGGCGTGAACTGCCGGAAAGATATCCGCCGTACCAGACCTGTCACCGACGTTTTCAACAGTGGGTGCGAAGCGGAAAGCTGGAAGAGACGCTGAGAGTGTTGGCCCACTACTTACATGAGCGAGGTCAGTTGAATCTGGAAGAAGCGTTCGTCGATGCCACATTCGCGAGCGCAAAAAAGGGGGCCT TCGCCGTTGGTCCCACCCGCCGCGGCAAGGGCACGAAGATCATCGCTATCGCCGCTGGTAACAGTCTTCCTCTCGCCGTTGCTGTCGACAGCGCTTCGCCAGCCGAGTGCCAGCTTGTGGAAGACGTTTTGGCCGGAAGCTTCCTCAACGACCTGCCCAAGCGGCTCATCGGAGACAAAGCCTACGACTCGGACAAGCTCGACGAAAAACTTGCCGAAGAGTACGGCATCGAAATGATCGCGCCGAATCGGCGCAACCGGGGCAAGACTCAGGATGGTCGTCCGCTGCGCCGTTACCGTAGGCGCTGGCGCGTCGAACGACTATTTGCGTGGCTTCATCACTTTCGACGCTTGGTCAATCGTTGGGAATATCACGTCGAAAACTTCCTCGGCTTCGTTCGCCTCGGTTGCTTACAACTCTTACTCAGACGTTTATGA
- a CDS encoding RHS repeat domain-containing protein: MKRRKTAAIGTASCATVGGRWCVQYAYDQFGNGWTPSKSGLALGLAQASSNWYLQSSGAVNNRLKDVAYDASGRQRQWKVGDTSSVAVYDPEGHMTEAKGDSVVTPGTEKIYGSYLYNGDGQRVKSVADGKTVWYVYGLDGGVAAEFATGYTNVNAGKTLYPVTDHLGSTRAWFDQTGTVTQRVDYEPFGGEIQRAGVAGYSGVGDPAQKFTGKERDAETGLDYFGARYLMAGQGRFGSPDPLMESGNPQNGQSWNRYAYTYNNPLRFVDPNGMCSGPPLQAGEMGVCIDLYIAAPKIGVIGEGDNRGPAPNDPKATYRQELQLALNPKTGGVRVVKDDPGVSEVLVVPDELGKLSPTLAAKGTSSTSVSPTTTDKQGNHHFAIYNEALNGIASIPILGRAAPQETIKTDVKFVFTPDGKVGLDPGGTRTAYPSIEIYRYDRGGKPTTLLQQKESGKPADLCCRNQVIPRVSPR, encoded by the coding sequence TTGAAGCGGCGGAAGACAGCAGCAATTGGTACGGCGAGTTGTGCGACGGTGGGTGGCCGGTGGTGTGTGCAGTATGCCTACGATCAGTTTGGCAATGGCTGGACGCCTTCGAAGTCCGGGTTGGCGCTTGGGTTGGCGCAGGCGAGTTCGAATTGGTACTTGCAGAGCAGCGGAGCGGTGAACAATCGCTTGAAGGATGTGGCTTACGATGCGAGCGGCCGGCAGAGGCAGTGGAAGGTTGGGGATACGAGTTCGGTTGCGGTCTATGATCCTGAGGGGCATATGACGGAGGCGAAGGGCGATTCTGTTGTGACGCCAGGGACGGAGAAGATTTACGGGAGCTATCTCTATAACGGAGATGGGCAGCGCGTGAAGTCTGTGGCCGATGGGAAGACGGTTTGGTATGTGTATGGGCTCGATGGAGGGGTGGCTGCGGAGTTTGCGACTGGCTACACGAATGTGAATGCGGGCAAGACGCTGTATCCGGTGACGGATCATCTGGGGAGTACGCGGGCGTGGTTTGATCAGACGGGTACAGTGACGCAACGGGTGGATTATGAGCCGTTTGGAGGAGAGATCCAGCGGGCTGGAGTTGCTGGCTACTCGGGAGTGGGAGATCCGGCGCAGAAGTTTACGGGTAAGGAACGGGATGCGGAGACGGGGCTCGATTACTTTGGAGCCAGGTACTTGATGGCTGGACAGGGGCGGTTTGGGAGTCCGGATCCGTTGATGGAATCTGGCAATCCCCAGAATGGTCAAAGTTGGAATCGATATGCCTACACGTACAACAATCCACTACGATTTGTGGACCCGAATGGAATGTGTAGCGGGCCACCGCTACAAGCCGGAGAAATGGGAGTTTGTATCGACCTATACATTGCTGCCCCGAAGATTGGTGTCATTGGTGAAGGTGACAACCGCGGCCCAGCTCCCAACGATCCCAAGGCAACCTACCGTCAGGAGCTTCAACTGGCCTTAAATCCAAAAACTGGTGGCGTCCGTGTCGTCAAAGATGATCCGGGAGTTAGTGAAGTCTTGGTTGTTCCTGACGAGCTTGGGAAGCTATCACCGACGTTGGCTGCTAAGGGAACATCAAGTACATCCGTTTCTCCTACAACGACAGATAAACAAGGAAACCATCACTTCGCTATTTACAATGAAGCGTTAAATGGAATTGCCAGCATTCCTATCCTTGGGAGGGCCGCTCCGCAGGAAACGATAAAGACAGACGTAAAATTTGTTTTCACGCCCGACGGGAAGGTTGGACTCGATCCGGGAGGCACAAGAACTGCATATCCTTCGATTGAGATCTATCGATATGACCGTGGGGGAAAGCCGACTACCTTGCTTCAGCAAAAGGAATCTGGAAAACCCGCTGATCTTTGTTGTCGCAACCAAGTCATTCCGAGGGTATCACCTCGATGA
- a CDS encoding RHS repeat domain-containing protein, with amino-acid sequence MTEAKGDSAVTPGTEKIYGSYLYNGDGQRVKSVADGKTVWYVYGLDGGVAAEFATGYTNVNAGKTLYPVTDHLGSTRAWFDQTGTVTQRVDYEPFGGEIQRAGVAGYSGVGDPAQKFTGKERDAETGLDYFGARYLMAGQGRFGSPDPLSFQSEMMGDPQRWNLYAYVRNNPLRYLDPTGQEIELPGDEAKRKKALDALRAALGGKAGDYLKEVKVEGTSRFIVSITDQKAFARSNAVAGEISAIINDKKSVSLEVMNMNEKMPDGKTFGESGPPGFMDGSKLGGNLRIYVLDSRGLADAKIVINGSHMSNSVKSDELDIGIVAAHELGHARARMTGGLFLSKEDSNAAALRLENKVRVLRDPKAATRTKH; translated from the coding sequence ATGACGGAGGCGAAGGGCGATTCTGCTGTGACGCCAGGGACGGAGAAGATTTACGGGAGCTATCTCTATAACGGAGATGGGCAGCGCGTGAAGTCTGTGGCCGATGGGAAGACGGTTTGGTATGTGTATGGGCTCGATGGAGGGGTGGCTGCGGAGTTTGCGACTGGCTACACGAATGTGAATGCGGGCAAGACGCTGTATCCGGTGACGGATCATCTGGGGAGTACGCGGGCGTGGTTTGATCAGACGGGTACAGTGACGCAACGGGTGGATTATGAGCCGTTTGGAGGAGAGATCCAGCGGGCTGGAGTTGCTGGCTACTCGGGAGTGGGAGATCCGGCGCAGAAGTTTACGGGTAAGGAACGGGATGCGGAGACGGGGCTCGATTACTTTGGGGCCAGGTATCTGATGGCGGGGCAGGGGCGGTTTGGGAGTCCGGATCCGTTGTCATTTCAATCGGAAATGATGGGAGACCCCCAGAGATGGAACCTATATGCCTATGTACGGAACAACCCTCTCCGCTATTTGGACCCAACCGGTCAAGAAATAGAGTTGCCAGGAGACGAAGCAAAACGTAAGAAAGCACTTGACGCACTAAGAGCCGCCCTTGGAGGTAAAGCCGGTGATTATCTCAAAGAAGTTAAGGTTGAGGGAACTAGTCGATTTATCGTTAGCATAACTGATCAAAAAGCATTTGCTCGCAGCAATGCGGTTGCCGGTGAAATTTCTGCGATTATTAATGACAAAAAAAGTGTTTCATTGGAAGTTATGAATATGAACGAAAAAATGCCAGATGGAAAAACATTCGGCGAATCAGGACCGCCTGGGTTTATGGATGGATCGAAGCTTGGCGGAAATCTTAGAATTTATGTGTTGGATAGTCGTGGTTTAGCCGATGCCAAGATTGTTATTAACGGCAGTCACATGAGTAACAGTGTGAAGTCGGATGAATTGGATATCGGAATAGTTGCTGCTCACGAGCTGGGTCATGCCAGAGCCCGCATGACGGGAGGGTTATTCTTGAGCAAAGAGGATTCAAATGCCGCTGCATTAAGGTTGGAGAATAAAGTTCGAGTACTTCGTGATCCAAAAGCAGCTACAAGGACCAAACATTGA